One stretch of Pieris brassicae chromosome 8, ilPieBrab1.1, whole genome shotgun sequence DNA includes these proteins:
- the LOC123713543 gene encoding TBC1 domain family member 22B — MESYQTEYDKDGLLSETFWRTPQRAVPGRPLQRIAQNEVMSGSSYQQFQASVNDAWDLGDDEIISGIAETKISKAISQSVALNVINSHRNSSKNVNRSDVKIETETVKPQEEAIAVKKNEVKKIGGSSSASGPIRHYPGRPRPVRPSALISREESSESKLERFQQVLESSVLDLNELKHLSWSGIPVKARAVTWRLLAGYLPANTERRAETLDSKRADYKHLVRQYYDAEREEETYRQIHIDIPRMSPLVALFQQNTVQVMFERILYIWAIRHPASGYVQGINDLVTPFFMVFLQEAAPNKELDNLPLDSLSEVQRDIIEADSFWCLSKFLDSIQDNYIFAQLGIQYKVNQLKELIRRIDLPLHEHLQTHGVDYLQFSFRWMNNLLTREIPLPCTIRLWDTYLAESDGFAIFQLYVCAAFLLHWRERLMQERDFQGLMILLQNVPTQNWTDSNISMLVAEAYRLKFAFADAPNHLHNAGKSDR; from the exons ATGGAAAGTTATCAAACCGAATATGACAAGGACGGTTTATTGTCTGAGACTTTTTGGAGGACTCCACAACGAGCGGTTCCAGGCAGGCCTTTGCAGAGAATCGCTCAAAACGAGGTTATGTCTGGGTCATCTTATCAACAATTTCAGGCGTCTGTGAACGATGCCTGGGATTTGGGGGATGACGAGATCATCTCAGGAATTGCGGAGACTAAAATATCGAAAGCCATATCACAGTCTGTagctttaaatgtaataaattcacaCCGTAATAGTTCTAAGAACGTAAACAGAAGTGACGTCAAGATCGAAACAGAAACTGTGAAGCCGCAAGAAGAGGCAATtgcagtaaaaaaaaatgaagttAAAAAGATTGGAGGCAGTTCTAGCGCATCAGGACCGATTCGGCATTATCCAGGCCGCCCGCGGCCTGTCCGACCGTCAGCTTTAATTTCCCGTGAAGAAAGTAGCGAATCTAAATTAGAAAGATTCCAACAAGTACTGGAAAGCTCTGTTCTTGATCTGAATGAGTTAAAGCATCTCAGCTGGTCAGGAATACCAGTTAAG GCCAGAGCTGTAACATGGAGGCTTTTAGCGGGCTATCTTCCTGCTAACACTGAGCGTAGAGCAGAGACATTGGATAGTAAGAGAGCAGATTACAAACATCTAGTAAGGCAGTATTATGATGCAGAGAGGGAAGAGGAGACATATAGACAAATACATATTGATATTCCTAGGATGAGCCCATTGGTAGCTTTGTTTCAACAGAACACTGTACAG GTAATGTTTGAACGCATCCTCTACATTTGGGCAATCAGACACCCTGCATCGGGGTATGTCCAAGGAATCAATGATCTGGTGACACCATTTTTCATGGTATTTCTACAAGAAGCAGCTCCTAATAAAGAGTTGGATAACCTTCCTTTAGACTCATTAAGCGAGGTGCAAAGAGACATAATCGAAGCTGACTCTTTTTGGTGCCTGTCTAAATTCCTTGATAGCATAcaagataattatatttttgcacAGCTTGGTATTCAGTATAAG GTTAATCAATTAAAGGAACTAATAAGACGTATAGATTTGCCACTTCATGAGCACTTACAAACCCATGGTGTAGATTATCTCCAATTTTCATTTCGGTGGATGAACAACCTTCTTACAAGAGAGATCCCTCTTCCCTGCACTATTCGACTTTGGGATACCTATCTTGCAGAGTCCGATGGCTTCGCTATCTTCCAGCTTTACGTCTGCGCAGCATTTCTACTGCATTGGAGAGAAAGACTGATGCAAGAACGCGATTTTCAGGGGCTTAtgattttactacaaaatgtTCCCACACAAAATTGGACTGATTCAAATATAAGCATGCTCGTAGCTGAAGCCTACAGGTTAAAATTTGCCTTTGCCGACGCGCCGAACCATTTGCACAACGCAGGAAAATCCGACAGATGA